One genomic segment of Streptomyces sp. RKND-216 includes these proteins:
- a CDS encoding type II toxin-antitoxin system VapB family antitoxin, with translation MIFKRIGNGRPYPDHGRESTRQWADVAPRPVRLDQLVTTKGQLDLETLLAEDSTFYGDLFAHVVKWQGDLYLEDGLHRAVRAALQQRQILHARVLELD, from the coding sequence GTGATCTTCAAGCGAATCGGAAACGGGCGGCCGTACCCGGACCACGGCCGGGAAAGCACCCGCCAGTGGGCGGACGTCGCCCCACGTCCGGTGCGCCTGGACCAGCTCGTCACGACCAAGGGTCAGCTCGACCTGGAGACTCTGCTCGCCGAGGACTCCACCTTCTACGGCGACCTGTTCGCCCACGTCGTGAAGTGGCAGGGCGACCTGTACCTCGAGGACGGCCTGCACCGCGCCGTGCGCGCCGCACTCCAGCAGCGGCAGATCCTGCACGCGCGCGTCCTCGAACTCGACTGA
- a CDS encoding HhH-GPD-type base excision DNA repair protein, producing MDHHTVHLAQDPDADALLSRSPLAALVGLLLDQQVPMEWAFKGPWTIAQRLGDDDLDAHRIAAHDPDAFAALLSEKPAVHRYPGSMAKRVQQLCAYLVEHYDGDAESVWSGAGSGAELFKRLKALPGYGEQKARICVALLGKRYGVTPEGWREAAGAYGEEHSYRSVADVTGPESLDRVRATKQEVKAAAKAARAKDS from the coding sequence ATGGACCACCACACCGTGCATCTCGCCCAGGACCCCGACGCCGACGCGCTGCTCTCCCGCAGTCCGCTGGCCGCCCTCGTCGGGCTGCTGCTGGACCAGCAGGTGCCGATGGAGTGGGCCTTCAAGGGACCCTGGACCATCGCGCAACGCCTGGGCGACGACGACCTGGACGCCCACCGCATCGCCGCCCACGACCCGGACGCGTTCGCCGCGCTGCTCTCCGAGAAGCCGGCCGTGCACCGCTATCCCGGCTCGATGGCCAAGCGGGTGCAGCAACTCTGCGCCTACCTGGTCGAGCACTACGACGGCGACGCGGAGTCCGTGTGGTCCGGCGCGGGCAGCGGCGCCGAACTGTTCAAGCGCCTCAAGGCGCTGCCGGGCTACGGCGAGCAGAAGGCGCGGATCTGCGTCGCGCTGCTGGGCAAGCGGTACGGCGTCACCCCGGAGGGCTGGCGCGAGGCGGCCGGCGCGTACGGCGAGGAGCACTCCTACCGCTCCGTCGCCGACGTCACCGGCCCCGAGTCCCTCGACCGTGTCCGCGCCACCAAGCAGGAGGTCAAAGCCGCCGCCAAGGCCGCCCGGGCGAAGGACTCCTGA
- a CDS encoding precorrin-2 C(20)-methyltransferase produces MNAPTPASGYPATGHPASGTGRLYGVGLGPGDPSLMTMRAVEALAAADVVAYHSARHGRSIARSIAAQHIREDHVEEALVYPVTTEGTDHPGGYRGALDDFYTEAAARLAAHLDAGLTVAVLAEGDPFFYGSYMHMHKRLAHRYPTEVIPGVTSVSAAAARLGTPLVEGDEVLTILPGTLPEEELTARLAATDAAAVMKLGRTFPHVRRAMERSGRLDEALYVERATMPGERTGRLAGTDAGTVPYFSLAVLPSRVDAPRPERAAKDGEVVVVGTGPAGPSWLTPETRGALAAADDLVGYTTYLDRVPVRPGQLRHGSDNKVEAERAEFALDLARRGRRVAVVSGGDPGVFAMATAVLEAAAEEPYRDVPVRVLPGLTAANAAAARAGAPLGHDYAALSLSDRLKPWEVVARRLHAAAAADLVLALYNPGSRSRTWQVGKARELLLEHRAPDTPVVVARDVGGGGERVRVVRLADLDPARVDMRTLLIVGSSQTRVATRADGDGSGHQVVWTPRRYPEG; encoded by the coding sequence GTGAACGCCCCCACCCCCGCCTCCGGTTACCCCGCAACCGGTCACCCCGCCTCCGGTACGGGACGGCTCTACGGCGTCGGACTCGGCCCCGGCGACCCGTCGTTGATGACGATGCGCGCCGTCGAAGCCCTCGCAGCCGCTGACGTGGTCGCCTACCACAGCGCCCGCCACGGTCGTTCCATCGCGCGTTCCATCGCCGCGCAGCACATCCGGGAGGACCACGTCGAGGAGGCGCTGGTCTACCCCGTCACGACGGAAGGGACCGACCATCCCGGCGGATACCGCGGTGCCCTGGACGACTTCTACACCGAGGCCGCCGCGCGCCTCGCCGCGCACCTGGACGCGGGTCTGACGGTCGCCGTGCTCGCGGAGGGCGACCCGTTCTTCTACGGCTCCTACATGCACATGCACAAGCGGCTCGCCCACCGCTACCCGACCGAGGTCATCCCCGGCGTCACCTCGGTCAGCGCGGCGGCGGCCCGCCTGGGGACCCCGCTGGTGGAGGGCGACGAGGTGCTGACGATCCTGCCCGGCACCCTGCCGGAGGAAGAGCTGACGGCACGGCTCGCCGCCACCGACGCGGCGGCGGTGATGAAGCTCGGCCGCACCTTCCCGCACGTGCGCCGCGCGATGGAACGCTCCGGCCGGCTGGACGAGGCCCTTTACGTCGAGCGGGCGACCATGCCCGGCGAACGCACCGGGCGGCTGGCCGGCACCGACGCCGGCACGGTGCCCTACTTCTCCCTGGCCGTACTGCCCAGCCGGGTGGACGCGCCGCGGCCCGAACGCGCCGCCAAAGACGGCGAGGTGGTGGTCGTCGGCACCGGCCCGGCCGGGCCCTCATGGCTCACCCCGGAGACCCGCGGCGCCCTCGCGGCGGCCGACGACCTCGTCGGCTACACCACCTACCTGGACCGGGTACCCGTCCGGCCGGGTCAGCTCCGGCACGGATCGGACAACAAGGTGGAGGCGGAGCGCGCCGAGTTCGCCCTCGACCTGGCCCGGCGCGGGCGCCGGGTGGCGGTGGTGTCCGGCGGCGACCCGGGCGTCTTCGCCATGGCCACCGCCGTGCTGGAAGCCGCGGCGGAGGAGCCCTACCGCGACGTGCCGGTGCGGGTACTGCCGGGCCTGACTGCCGCCAACGCGGCCGCCGCGCGCGCGGGCGCGCCGCTGGGGCACGACTACGCGGCGCTCTCCCTGTCCGACCGGCTCAAGCCGTGGGAGGTCGTCGCCCGGCGGCTGCACGCCGCGGCCGCCGCCGACCTCGTGCTGGCGCTGTACAACCCTGGCTCGCGCAGCCGCACCTGGCAGGTCGGCAAGGCCCGCGAACTGCTGCTGGAGCACCGTGCACCGGACACCCCGGTGGTCGTCGCCCGCGACGTGGGCGGAGGGGGCGAACGCGTCCGCGTCGTCCGCCTCGCCGACCTCGACCCGGCCAGGGTGGACATGCGCACCCTGCTCATCGTCGGCTCCTCCCAGACCCGCGTCGCCACGCGCGCCGACGGTGACGGCAGCGGTCACCAGGTCGTCTGGACCCCCCGGCGGTACCCGGAGGGCTGA
- a CDS encoding LytR C-terminal domain-containing protein: MSMLTPPGMGGQYRIKGDRYPRMRRPRNRRKIVLAGLATAMTLGLVGWGSLQIVGVFAGNGDSAQAAGRTGDQCRAQDGTSSADGRNAEQASASARPGAQRNGKAGEGKAPTAVPKPGKVTVNVLNATSRSGLAAKTAKELKKRGFAVGEIANAPAHLDHKVDAPGLLIGAAGAETLARMKVLGTQLEDAKTRHDDREGDDVDLVIGNDFKGLAKQKDADRALTALAQPSPKPSPSC, encoded by the coding sequence ATGAGCATGCTCACTCCCCCCGGCATGGGCGGCCAGTACCGCATCAAGGGTGATCGCTACCCGCGCATGCGGCGCCCGCGCAACCGCCGCAAGATCGTGCTCGCCGGCCTGGCGACGGCGATGACCCTCGGCCTGGTCGGCTGGGGCTCGCTGCAGATCGTCGGCGTGTTCGCGGGCAACGGCGACTCCGCCCAGGCCGCCGGCCGCACCGGGGACCAGTGCCGCGCCCAGGACGGCACGTCATCCGCCGACGGGCGCAACGCCGAGCAGGCGTCCGCCTCCGCGCGGCCCGGCGCGCAGCGGAACGGGAAAGCCGGCGAGGGGAAGGCCCCGACGGCCGTGCCGAAGCCGGGCAAGGTCACCGTGAACGTGCTCAACGCGACCTCGCGCAGCGGCCTCGCCGCCAAGACGGCGAAGGAGCTGAAGAAGCGCGGCTTCGCCGTCGGGGAGATCGCCAACGCCCCCGCACACCTCGACCACAAGGTCGACGCCCCCGGCCTGCTGATCGGTGCCGCGGGCGCCGAGACCCTCGCCCGGATGAAGGTGCTCGGCACGCAGCTGGAGGACGCGAAGACCCGCCACGACGACCGCGAGGGCGACGACGTCGACCTGGTGATCGGCAACGACTTCAAGGGGCTGGCGAAGCAGAAGGACGCCGACCGCGCGCTGACCGCGCTGGCGCAGCCCTCCCCGAAGCCGTCACCGAGCTGCTGA
- the cobM gene encoding precorrin-4 C(11)-methyltransferase: protein MTVHFIGAGPGAADLITLRGALTLAACDVCLYAGSLVPRELLDECPPHARLVDTAQLDLDEITAEFVRAHEAGHDVARLHSGDPSVFSAVAEQMRRLDAAGVPYEVVPGVPAFAAAAAALRQELTVPTVGQTVILTRVAQRATAMPEGEDLATLGRSGALLVLHLAAAYADRVVEELLPHYGADCPAAVVALASRPDEVILRGTLADIADQVREAGVRRTAVILVGRTLAAENFRDSHLYSPARARHARAPEGGAGGPEAGADGPPPRMDAG from the coding sequence TTGACCGTCCACTTCATCGGCGCCGGTCCCGGCGCCGCCGACCTGATCACGCTGCGCGGCGCCCTTACCCTCGCCGCCTGCGACGTCTGCCTGTACGCCGGCAGTCTGGTGCCGCGCGAGCTGCTCGACGAGTGCCCGCCGCACGCCCGGCTGGTGGACACCGCGCAGCTCGACTTGGACGAGATCACGGCGGAGTTCGTCCGCGCGCACGAGGCCGGACACGACGTGGCACGCCTCCACTCGGGTGACCCGTCCGTGTTCAGCGCCGTCGCGGAACAGATGCGCCGCCTGGACGCGGCGGGCGTGCCCTACGAGGTGGTGCCCGGTGTGCCCGCTTTCGCCGCGGCGGCCGCGGCGCTGCGGCAGGAGCTGACGGTGCCGACGGTCGGTCAGACCGTGATCCTCACCCGTGTCGCGCAGCGGGCCACCGCCATGCCGGAGGGAGAGGACCTGGCGACACTCGGCCGCAGCGGCGCACTGCTGGTGCTCCACCTCGCAGCGGCGTACGCCGACCGCGTGGTGGAGGAGCTGCTGCCGCACTACGGCGCGGACTGCCCTGCCGCCGTGGTCGCCCTGGCCAGCCGCCCGGACGAGGTGATCCTGCGCGGCACCCTCGCCGACATCGCGGACCAGGTGAGGGAGGCCGGGGTGCGCCGCACCGCCGTCATCCTCGTCGGCCGCACCCTGGCCGCGGAGAACTTCCGTGACAGCCACCTGTATTCACCCGCTCGCGCGCGGCACGCGAGGGCGCCGGAGGGCGGTGCGGGAGGGCCGGAGGCCGGTGCTGACGGGCCGCCACCACGGATGGATGCCGGCTGA
- the upp gene encoding uracil phosphoribosyltransferase yields the protein MQTHVVDHPLVAHKLTTLRDERTDSPTFRRLADELVTLLAYEATRDVRTEEVDITTPVTSTSGVRLSHPRPLVVPILRAGLGMLEGMVRLLPTAEVGFLGMIRDEDTLQPSTYATRMPDDLSGRQVYVLDPMLATGGTLVAAIQELIHRGADDVTALCLLAAPEGIDLMERELAGAPVRVVTAAIDRRLNEHGYIVPGLGDAGDRMYGTAG from the coding sequence ATGCAGACCCACGTCGTCGACCACCCGCTGGTGGCACACAAGCTGACCACCCTGCGCGACGAGCGCACCGACTCCCCCACCTTCCGCCGCCTCGCCGACGAGCTGGTCACGCTCCTCGCGTACGAGGCGACGCGGGACGTGCGCACGGAGGAGGTGGACATCACCACGCCGGTCACGTCGACGAGCGGGGTACGGCTGTCGCACCCGCGCCCGCTCGTGGTGCCGATCCTGCGTGCCGGGCTGGGCATGCTGGAGGGCATGGTGCGGCTGCTGCCGACGGCGGAGGTCGGCTTCCTGGGCATGATCCGCGACGAGGACACCCTCCAGCCGTCGACGTACGCCACCCGGATGCCGGACGACCTGTCCGGTCGGCAGGTGTACGTGCTGGATCCGATGCTGGCGACCGGCGGAACGCTGGTGGCCGCGATCCAGGAGCTGATCCACCGCGGTGCCGACGACGTGACGGCGCTCTGTCTGCTGGCCGCGCCGGAGGGCATCGACCTGATGGAGCGGGAGCTGGCGGGGGCGCCGGTCCGGGTGGTCACTGCGGCGATCGACCGGCGCCTGAACGAGCACGGCTACATCGTGCCGGGGCTCGGCGACGCCGGCGACCGCATGTACGGCACCGCGGGCTGA
- a CDS encoding nucleoside deaminase, with product MNDPVRDPWAEPMHQALIEARLALETADVPVGAVVLGPAGAPLARARNAREATGDPTAHAEVLALRAAARARGEWRLAGCTLVVTLEPCTMCAGAAVLSRVERVVFGALDPKAGAAGSLWDVVRDRRLNHRPEVVHGVLADACGALLTDFFRGARGTSHPGTRSRPDTDFG from the coding sequence ATGAACGACCCCGTGCGGGACCCGTGGGCGGAGCCGATGCACCAGGCGCTCATCGAGGCGCGCCTCGCCCTGGAGACCGCCGACGTCCCCGTCGGCGCCGTTGTCCTCGGCCCGGCCGGCGCGCCGCTCGCCCGCGCCCGCAACGCGCGCGAGGCCACCGGAGACCCGACGGCCCACGCCGAGGTCCTCGCCCTCCGTGCCGCGGCCCGCGCCCGCGGCGAGTGGCGCCTGGCCGGCTGCACCCTCGTCGTCACCCTGGAGCCGTGCACGATGTGCGCGGGCGCCGCGGTGCTCTCCCGCGTGGAGCGCGTGGTGTTCGGCGCTCTCGACCCCAAGGCGGGTGCGGCGGGCTCGCTGTGGGACGTGGTGCGCGACCGCCGTCTCAACCACCGCCCCGAGGTGGTGCACGGCGTCCTGGCCGATGCCTGCGGCGCGCTCCTCACGGACTTCTTCCGCGGGGCCCGGGGGACGTCGCACCCCGGCACGCGCTCCCGCCCGGATACCGATTTCGGCTGA
- the cbiE gene encoding precorrin-6y C5,15-methyltransferase (decarboxylating) subunit CbiE: protein MTVVGIGADGWGGLPEASRTALREAEAVLGGGRQLELLPAECRGERVAWPSPLRRAVPRLLAAYAGRRLAVLASGDPFHYGVGRALAEEAGPGGLRVLPHPSSVSYACARLGWPLEDTEVVSAVGRPLARLAVALHPGRRLLVLGSGAGTPVEVAALLRERGYGPSRVRVLEQLGGAGEAVRDGTADDWPHPPGDPLNVVAVECRRAPGALPLGAVPGLPDEAYEHDGQLTKRHVRAATLAALAPAPGELLWDVGGGSGSVGVEWMRAHPSCRAVAVERDPLRAERITRNAHTLGVPALRVVSGAAPETLAGLPTPDAVFVGGGLTAPGLLDACWDALPPGGRLVANTVTLESEALLAERRRRHGGELVRLAVAHAVPVGSFTGWRQAMPVTQWAVRKPLTADSPSGAQS from the coding sequence GTGACCGTCGTCGGAATCGGGGCCGACGGGTGGGGCGGGTTGCCCGAGGCGTCGCGGACGGCGCTCCGGGAGGCCGAGGCGGTCCTCGGCGGCGGGCGCCAACTGGAGTTGCTGCCCGCGGAGTGCCGCGGCGAACGGGTGGCGTGGCCGTCGCCGTTGCGGCGCGCGGTGCCGCGGCTGCTCGCTGCGTACGCCGGGCGCCGGCTCGCCGTGCTGGCCAGCGGCGACCCCTTCCACTACGGCGTCGGCCGGGCGCTGGCCGAGGAGGCCGGACCGGGCGGGCTGCGGGTGCTGCCGCACCCGTCGTCGGTGTCATACGCGTGCGCGCGGCTCGGCTGGCCCCTGGAGGACACCGAAGTGGTGAGCGCCGTGGGCCGGCCCCTCGCACGGCTGGCCGTCGCCCTGCACCCCGGACGCCGCCTGCTCGTGCTCGGCTCGGGGGCCGGCACCCCCGTCGAGGTCGCGGCGCTGCTGCGGGAGCGCGGCTACGGTCCCAGCCGGGTGCGCGTGCTGGAGCAGCTCGGCGGCGCCGGTGAGGCCGTCCGCGACGGCACCGCGGACGACTGGCCGCACCCGCCCGGCGACCCGCTGAACGTCGTCGCCGTGGAGTGCCGCCGCGCGCCCGGTGCGTTGCCGCTCGGTGCGGTGCCCGGTCTCCCCGACGAGGCGTACGAGCACGACGGCCAGCTGACGAAACGCCACGTCCGCGCCGCGACGCTGGCCGCACTGGCACCCGCCCCGGGCGAACTGCTGTGGGACGTGGGCGGAGGTTCCGGTTCCGTCGGGGTGGAGTGGATGCGCGCCCACCCGTCCTGCCGTGCCGTCGCTGTGGAGCGCGACCCGCTGCGGGCCGAGCGCATCACCCGCAACGCGCACACGCTCGGCGTCCCCGCCCTGCGGGTGGTGTCCGGCGCCGCGCCGGAGACGCTGGCCGGACTGCCCACGCCGGACGCGGTGTTCGTCGGCGGCGGGCTGACCGCACCCGGGCTGCTCGACGCCTGCTGGGACGCCCTGCCGCCCGGCGGCCGTCTCGTCGCCAACACCGTCACCCTCGAGTCCGAGGCTCTGCTCGCCGAGCGCCGCCGCCGGCACGGCGGGGAACTGGTGCGGCTCGCGGTCGCGCACGCCGTCCCGGTGGGCTCGTTCACCGGCTGGCGGCAGGCCATGCCCGTCACCCAGTGGGCGGTACGCAAGCCGCTCACGGCCGACTCCCCCTCCGGAGCGCAGAGTTGA
- a CDS encoding cobalt-precorrin-5B (C(1))-methyltransferase, with amino-acid sequence MGDAVGEGGRDAQLKHTGLRPGWTTGACATASATAAYTALLTGEFPDPVPITLPKGQTPSFALAVEEAGDGWATAGVVKDAGDDPDVTHGALVRATVRPLPAGSGVVFRAGPGVGTVTRPGLPLEVGEPAVNPVPRQMMRDHVARVAAAHGGGGDVELTLSVDHGEEIARSTWNPRLGILGGLSILGTTGIVVPYSCSAWIDSIRRGVDVARAAGRTHLAGCTGSTSERTAVAEYGLPEDALLDMGDFAGAVLKYVRRHPVERLTVCGGFAKLSKLAAGHLDLHSARSQVDKGFLAALAREGGAGEALAAEVASANTGLAALQLCAAAGVRLGDLVAVAARDQALQVLRGAPVAVDVVCIDRAGTVVGRSAVR; translated from the coding sequence GTGGGTGACGCCGTGGGTGAGGGCGGGCGGGACGCCCAACTGAAGCACACCGGTCTCCGCCCCGGCTGGACGACCGGCGCCTGCGCGACAGCTTCCGCCACGGCCGCGTACACGGCGCTGCTGACCGGCGAGTTCCCGGACCCGGTGCCCATCACCCTCCCCAAAGGGCAGACCCCGTCGTTCGCCCTCGCCGTGGAGGAGGCCGGCGACGGATGGGCCACCGCCGGGGTGGTGAAGGACGCCGGCGACGACCCGGACGTCACGCACGGCGCGCTGGTCCGCGCCACCGTGCGGCCGCTGCCCGCCGGCTCCGGCGTCGTCTTCCGCGCCGGGCCCGGCGTCGGCACGGTCACCCGGCCGGGCCTGCCGCTGGAGGTGGGCGAACCGGCGGTGAATCCCGTGCCGCGGCAGATGATGCGGGACCACGTGGCGCGGGTCGCGGCCGCGCACGGCGGCGGCGGGGACGTGGAGCTCACCCTGTCCGTCGACCACGGCGAGGAGATCGCCCGCTCGACGTGGAACCCGCGCCTGGGCATCCTCGGCGGCCTGTCCATCCTCGGGACGACCGGGATCGTGGTGCCGTACTCGTGCTCCGCCTGGATCGACTCGATCCGGCGCGGGGTGGATGTCGCCCGCGCGGCCGGGCGTACCCATCTCGCCGGGTGCACCGGCTCCACGTCGGAGCGGACCGCGGTCGCGGAGTACGGGCTGCCGGAGGACGCGCTGCTGGACATGGGCGACTTCGCGGGGGCGGTCCTGAAGTACGTGCGACGGCACCCGGTGGAGCGACTGACGGTCTGCGGCGGCTTCGCCAAGTTGTCGAAGCTGGCGGCGGGTCACCTGGACCTGCACTCGGCGCGTTCCCAGGTCGACAAGGGGTTCCTGGCGGCGCTGGCCCGCGAGGGCGGTGCCGGGGAGGCCCTGGCCGCCGAGGTGGCCTCGGCGAACACGGGCCTGGCGGCCCTGCAGCTGTGTGCGGCGGCGGGCGTTCGGCTGGGTGATCTGGTCGCGGTCGCGGCGCGTGATCAGGCTCTGCAGGTGCTGCGCGGCGCGCCGGTGGCGGTGGACGTGGTGTGCATCGACCGGGCCGGCACGGTAGTGGGCCGCAGCGCGGTCCGCTGA
- a CDS encoding M28 family metallopeptidase, producing MLASSTGASASPDPAKKGEQLARKLVKRAEADDAKWHLRVFQALADISDGNRAAGSQGHDLSAWYVGTLLRGAGYDVTYQEFEFTYVETLAEKLHVVSPDAREVPVRLMTYTQSTPEGGLEAPVAAVPEDDSTGCEAADFAGGDYTGNIALIQRGACTFAQKQQNAADAGAVGAIVYNNTEGELNGTLGGPDAARIPTGGVSQADGRALAAAAADGKVVVNLEVRELQEERTTSNVLAETRGGDAANTVMLGAHLDGVSEGPGINDNGSGTAGLLEAALELARADRHGKHENKVRFAFWSAEELGLIGSEHYVAELSEAQREEIALYLNFDMIASPNYGLFVYDGDDSDGVGAGPGPAGSAEIEAGINGFMDRAGYAPRGTDFTGRSDYGPFIAVDIPSGGTFTGAEGVKTPEQAELWGGEAGVAYDPCYHAACDDLDNISMAAFDANVNVIAHAVGTYAWDTSPVDAAVAKGAKEAKSKSKSLTSPSPENGAEGEHIHGGAHAGCGEVTE from the coding sequence ATGCTGGCCTCTTCCACCGGTGCCAGCGCCTCGCCCGACCCGGCGAAGAAGGGGGAACAGCTCGCACGGAAGCTCGTGAAGCGGGCCGAGGCGGACGACGCCAAGTGGCACCTGCGGGTCTTCCAGGCCCTCGCGGACATCAGCGACGGCAACCGCGCGGCCGGTTCGCAGGGTCACGACCTGTCCGCCTGGTATGTGGGGACGCTGCTGCGCGGCGCCGGCTACGACGTGACGTACCAGGAGTTCGAGTTCACCTACGTGGAGACGCTCGCCGAGAAGCTGCACGTGGTGTCGCCGGACGCCCGCGAGGTACCCGTCCGGCTCATGACGTACACCCAGAGCACGCCGGAGGGCGGCCTGGAAGCCCCGGTGGCGGCGGTTCCGGAGGACGACAGCACCGGCTGCGAGGCCGCGGACTTCGCCGGCGGCGACTACACCGGGAATATCGCTCTGATCCAGCGCGGCGCCTGCACGTTCGCGCAGAAGCAGCAGAACGCCGCGGACGCGGGCGCGGTCGGCGCCATCGTCTACAACAACACCGAAGGCGAGCTGAACGGCACGCTCGGCGGCCCGGACGCGGCCCGCATCCCGACCGGCGGCGTCAGCCAGGCGGACGGCCGGGCGCTGGCGGCAGCCGCCGCGGACGGCAAGGTCGTGGTGAACCTGGAGGTGCGCGAACTCCAGGAGGAGCGCACCACCTCCAACGTGCTCGCCGAGACCCGTGGCGGCGACGCGGCGAACACGGTGATGCTCGGCGCCCACCTGGACGGCGTGTCCGAGGGCCCCGGCATCAACGACAACGGCTCCGGCACGGCCGGTCTGCTGGAGGCGGCGCTGGAACTGGCCCGCGCCGACCGGCACGGCAAGCATGAGAACAAGGTGCGGTTCGCGTTCTGGTCGGCGGAGGAGCTGGGCCTGATCGGCTCCGAGCACTACGTCGCCGAACTGTCCGAGGCACAGCGCGAGGAGATCGCGCTCTACCTCAACTTCGACATGATCGCGTCCCCGAACTACGGCCTGTTCGTCTACGACGGCGACGACTCGGACGGGGTCGGCGCGGGCCCGGGCCCGGCGGGTTCCGCCGAGATCGAGGCGGGCATCAACGGCTTCATGGACCGGGCCGGGTATGCGCCGCGCGGTACCGACTTCACCGGCCGCAGCGACTACGGCCCCTTCATCGCGGTCGACATCCCCTCCGGTGGCACCTTCACGGGAGCGGAGGGCGTCAAGACCCCGGAGCAGGCCGAACTGTGGGGCGGCGAGGCGGGCGTCGCGTACGACCCGTGCTACCACGCGGCGTGCGACGACCTGGACAACATCAGCATGGCGGCCTTCGACGCCAACGTGAACGTCATCGCGCACGCGGTCGGCACCTACGCCTGGGACACCAGCCCCGTGGACGCCGCCGTGGCGAAGGGCGCGAAGGAGGCGAAGTCGAAGTCGAAGTCGCTGACGTCCCCTTCGCCGGAGAACGGCGCCGAGGGCGAGCACATCCACGGCGGCGCCCACGCCGGCTGCGGCGAGGTCACGGAGTAA
- a CDS encoding cobalt-precorrin-6A reductase, producing the protein MHVLILGGTTEARRLAGLLADRAVWPGLRVTSSLAGRVRRPVPPPGEVRVGGFGGAEGMARWLREQRVDALIDATHPFAGTIGFHAARAAATTHVPLLAVRRPGWAPGPGDDWHPAADLAAAAGLLPTLGRRVFLTTGRMGLAAFAGVRDAWFLVRTVDPPEGACPPYAEVLLDRGPFSLAGERELLRRHRVEVLVTKDSGGSATAPKLAAAREAGVPVILVRRPPTPEDVPEVSTPDAAAAWLRTTLRGAGG; encoded by the coding sequence GTGCACGTGCTGATCCTGGGCGGCACGACCGAGGCCCGCCGCCTCGCCGGGCTGCTGGCCGACCGGGCGGTCTGGCCCGGGCTGCGGGTGACCTCGTCGCTGGCAGGCCGGGTACGGCGTCCGGTGCCGCCGCCGGGCGAGGTGCGCGTCGGGGGCTTCGGCGGCGCGGAGGGCATGGCGCGGTGGCTGCGCGAGCAACGGGTCGACGCGCTCATCGATGCCACCCATCCCTTCGCCGGCACCATCGGCTTCCATGCGGCCCGGGCGGCCGCCACCACCCATGTTCCCCTGCTGGCGGTGCGCCGGCCCGGCTGGGCCCCGGGTCCCGGCGACGACTGGCACCCGGCCGCCGACCTCGCGGCCGCCGCAGGGCTGCTGCCCACGCTGGGTCGGCGCGTCTTCCTCACCACGGGACGGATGGGTCTGGCTGCCTTCGCGGGGGTCCGCGACGCCTGGTTCCTGGTACGTACCGTCGACCCGCCCGAGGGCGCGTGTCCGCCGTACGCGGAGGTGCTCCTGGACCGCGGCCCCTTCAGCCTGGCGGGGGAGCGCGAGCTGCTGCGGCGGCACCGCGTGGAGGTGCTGGTCACCAAGGACAGCGGCGGCTCCGCCACCGCCCCCAAGCTGGCTGCCGCCCGGGAGGCGGGCGTCCCGGTGATTCTCGTGCGCCGCCCGCCCACCCCGGAGGACGTTCCCGAGGTGTCCACCCCCGACGCCGCTGCGGCATGGCTGCGCACCACCCTTCGGGGCGCGGGTGGGTGA